One window of the Archangium primigenium genome contains the following:
- a CDS encoding lanthionine synthetase C family protein, which produces MKTWTTLLEGTLREQALGAVEDIARALQESQTFDSPTLSGGLAGRALFFAELGRDRPQLGHASHAERLIQQAALAIEEQPLLPWLHAGFAGIAWSIERLNTLGVHSLDDMDEIDEALLGITSRKPWGGEYDLIRGLVGLGVYALERLPRPMAARCLESIVQRLEERSTRAGPGLSWWTPSHHLPAHQRALYPEGYFNLGAAHGVPAVVALLALIARAGVAEKKARELATGGARWMLSTVLPNSPGARFASAVAPGVDLKPCRSAWCYGDPGVVLCLAVTAQALGDAELEKAALDIAREAATRPMDHAGVRDANLCHGSAGLGHIYNRLYQVSGDAVFKEAATAWFTRTLQMRRPGEGIAGFLFWTSPTGQDKDLGWFGDKSLLNGVTGTGLALLAAAQPLSPSWDGMLMASIPA; this is translated from the coding sequence ATGAAGACTTGGACCACACTGCTGGAAGGCACGCTGCGGGAGCAGGCACTCGGAGCCGTGGAGGACATCGCGCGCGCGCTCCAGGAAAGTCAGACGTTCGACAGTCCCACGCTCTCCGGGGGCCTCGCCGGACGCGCGCTGTTCTTCGCCGAACTCGGGCGGGACCGGCCCCAACTGGGCCACGCGAGCCACGCCGAGCGGCTCATCCAGCAGGCGGCGCTCGCCATCGAGGAGCAGCCGCTCCTGCCCTGGCTCCACGCGGGCTTCGCCGGCATCGCCTGGTCCATCGAGCGGCTCAACACGCTCGGCGTGCACTCGCTCGACGACATGGACGAGATCGACGAGGCCCTGCTCGGCATCACCTCGCGCAAGCCCTGGGGCGGTGAGTACGATCTCATCCGGGGCCTGGTGGGGCTGGGCGTCTACGCGCTCGAGCGCCTGCCGCGGCCCATGGCGGCGCGGTGCCTGGAGTCCATCGTCCAGCGGCTGGAGGAGCGCTCCACGCGCGCCGGCCCCGGCCTGTCCTGGTGGACCCCGTCCCACCACCTGCCCGCGCACCAGCGCGCCCTGTACCCGGAGGGCTACTTCAACCTGGGCGCCGCGCACGGCGTGCCCGCGGTGGTGGCCCTGCTCGCGCTGATCGCCCGGGCGGGCGTGGCCGAGAAGAAGGCGCGGGAGCTCGCCACGGGCGGGGCGCGCTGGATGCTGTCCACGGTGCTGCCCAACAGCCCCGGGGCGCGCTTCGCCTCGGCGGTGGCGCCCGGCGTGGACCTCAAGCCCTGCCGCTCGGCGTGGTGCTACGGCGACCCGGGCGTGGTGCTGTGCCTGGCCGTCACCGCCCAGGCCCTGGGCGACGCGGAGCTGGAGAAGGCGGCCCTGGACATCGCGCGCGAGGCCGCCACGCGCCCCATGGACCATGCCGGCGTGCGCGACGCCAACCTCTGCCACGGCTCCGCGGGGCTCGGCCACATCTACAACCGCCTGTACCAGGTGTCCGGCGACGCCGTCTTCAAGGAGGCCGCCACCGCCTGGTTCACCCGCACGCTGCAGATGCGCCGCCCCGGCGAGGGCATCGCGGGCTTCCTCTTCTGGACCAGCCCCACCGGCCAGGACAAGGACCTGGGCTGGTTCGGCGACAAGAGCCTGCTCAATGGCGTCACCGGCACGGGCCTCGCCCTGCTCGCCGCCGCCCAACCCCTGTCCCCCTCCTGGGACGGAATGCTCATGGCCTCCATCCCCGCCTGA
- a CDS encoding lantibiotic dehydratase — MTSPQTDTASREFPFAPSGFFVLRTPLLPFGELDAWGQDLESPRLAPGQALAPALQRDRALLRARLASLIQRPEVREALFVASPGFHEHLAAWEKNPESEHGEKLERSLVRYVSRMAGRPTPFGLFAGYSVGAIGERTRLRTGPRAHYQRHTRLDMDYACLLAESFSRAPELRPHIPHRPSTSLYRANNQLRYAEGRMVARHRTYHLVVLEPTDYLEATLARARDGARPEELARFLVEMDADVSFDEAMAYIGELIDNQILVSDLSPAVTGPEALPELISQLRRLPGTTPFTETLGAVQSCLEHLDRDGVGASSTRYLEVARMLSKLPAPVELPRLFQVDLVKPAPEAVLGREVLRELERGVRLMHRILPAPPPDALDHFRDAFVQRYEGRELPLLEALDEESGIGFMKSQTPGAEASPLLAGLALGGAGEGRQSFGERAAQLLHKLEHAQRTGSQVIELTDEDVTRLEARSRAPMPDSFMAMATVVSESEEALGRGRFQLRMHMVAGPSGANMLGRFCLGDPQLHQEVEKHLRAEEALRPDAVYAEIVHLPQGRVGNILARPVLRGHEITYLGHSGAPPEQRIEASDLRVSVQGRRIVLRSARLGREVIPRMTNAHNYGARGLGLYKFLCALSGQSQSGGLQWNWGPLAHARFLPRVTHGRLVLSVARWNFWRDTLEGLGTVTGPQRFAAVQALRAEHRMPRFIALEEGDQLLPVDLDNALSVDTLVQLIKDRPRVSLVEMYPRPDELCAEGPEGRFVHEVVVPYGRTRPAPSAQAPADRPHVVPAPRPEQPARSFLPGSEWLYAKLYTGAATADRLLTEVVAPLVRSALGAGTADSWFFIRYGDPDWHLRLRFHGDPERLHHLSRELMNAVRAHHQDRLLWKVQLDTYEREVERYGGPEAMLLCERLFQADSEAALQLLELVPGDEGADARWRLLLVGMDQLLDDLGLNLDARQRLLVALRDGFGREFHAERGTDRQLADRYRRERKGIEELLVGRKVRHPVLARGMGVLQRRSERLVPLVAGLHNLAETGRLAVSLPELASSLLHMSANRLARSAARAQEFVLYDYLSRHYTSLQARQRKAPQEPGVVLSSAS, encoded by the coding sequence ATGACCTCGCCCCAGACCGACACCGCCTCGCGGGAGTTCCCCTTCGCCCCCTCGGGCTTCTTCGTGCTGCGCACGCCCCTCTTGCCCTTCGGCGAGCTGGACGCGTGGGGACAGGACCTGGAGTCGCCCCGCCTCGCGCCGGGCCAGGCGCTCGCCCCCGCGCTCCAGCGCGACCGCGCCCTCTTGCGCGCGCGCCTGGCCTCCCTCATCCAGCGGCCCGAGGTGCGCGAGGCGCTCTTCGTGGCCTCGCCCGGCTTCCACGAGCACCTGGCCGCCTGGGAGAAGAACCCCGAGAGCGAGCACGGCGAGAAGCTGGAGCGCAGCCTGGTGCGCTACGTGTCGCGCATGGCGGGCCGCCCCACGCCCTTCGGCCTGTTCGCGGGCTACTCCGTGGGCGCGATCGGCGAGCGCACCCGGCTGCGCACCGGCCCCCGCGCCCACTACCAGCGCCACACGCGCCTGGACATGGACTACGCGTGCCTGCTCGCCGAGTCGTTCTCCCGCGCCCCCGAGCTGCGCCCCCACATCCCCCACCGGCCGAGCACCAGCCTGTACCGCGCCAACAACCAGCTGCGCTACGCCGAGGGCCGGATGGTGGCGCGCCACCGCACCTACCACCTCGTCGTGCTCGAGCCGACCGACTACCTGGAGGCCACGCTCGCCCGCGCCCGCGACGGCGCCCGGCCCGAGGAGCTGGCGCGCTTCCTCGTGGAGATGGACGCGGACGTGTCCTTCGACGAGGCCATGGCCTACATCGGCGAGCTCATCGACAATCAAATCCTCGTGTCCGACCTGTCGCCCGCGGTGACGGGACCCGAGGCCCTGCCGGAGCTCATCTCCCAGCTGCGCCGCCTGCCGGGCACCACGCCCTTCACCGAGACGCTGGGCGCGGTGCAGTCCTGCCTGGAGCACCTGGACCGGGACGGCGTGGGCGCCTCGAGCACGCGCTACCTGGAGGTGGCGCGCATGCTCTCCAAGCTGCCCGCGCCGGTGGAGCTGCCCCGGCTCTTCCAGGTGGACCTGGTCAAGCCCGCCCCGGAGGCGGTGCTCGGGCGCGAGGTGCTGCGCGAGCTGGAGCGGGGCGTGCGCCTCATGCACCGCATCCTCCCCGCCCCGCCCCCGGACGCCCTGGACCACTTCCGCGACGCCTTCGTCCAGCGCTACGAGGGGCGCGAGCTGCCCCTCCTGGAGGCCCTGGACGAGGAGTCCGGCATCGGCTTCATGAAGTCCCAGACGCCCGGCGCCGAGGCGAGCCCCCTGCTCGCGGGCCTGGCCCTGGGCGGCGCGGGCGAGGGGCGCCAGAGCTTCGGCGAGCGCGCCGCGCAGCTGCTGCACAAGCTGGAGCACGCCCAGCGCACGGGCAGCCAGGTCATCGAGCTGACGGACGAGGACGTGACGCGCCTGGAGGCCCGCTCGCGCGCGCCCATGCCGGACTCGTTCATGGCCATGGCCACGGTGGTCTCCGAGTCCGAGGAGGCGCTCGGCCGGGGCCGCTTCCAGCTGCGCATGCACATGGTGGCCGGACCCTCCGGCGCCAACATGCTCGGGCGCTTCTGCCTGGGAGACCCCCAGCTGCACCAGGAGGTGGAGAAGCACCTGCGCGCCGAGGAGGCCCTGCGCCCGGACGCCGTGTACGCGGAGATCGTCCACCTGCCCCAGGGCCGGGTGGGCAACATCCTCGCGCGCCCCGTGCTGCGCGGCCATGAAATCACCTACCTGGGCCACTCCGGCGCCCCGCCCGAGCAGCGCATCGAGGCGTCCGACCTGCGCGTGTCCGTGCAGGGCCGCCGCATCGTGCTGCGCTCGGCGCGCCTGGGCCGGGAGGTGATTCCCCGCATGACCAACGCGCACAACTACGGGGCACGGGGCCTGGGCCTCTACAAGTTCCTGTGCGCGCTGTCCGGCCAGAGCCAGAGCGGAGGCCTGCAGTGGAACTGGGGCCCGCTCGCCCACGCGCGCTTCCTGCCGCGCGTCACCCACGGCCGCCTGGTGCTGTCCGTGGCCAGGTGGAACTTCTGGCGCGACACCCTGGAGGGGCTCGGCACCGTCACCGGCCCCCAGCGCTTCGCCGCCGTGCAGGCGCTCCGGGCCGAGCACCGCATGCCCCGCTTCATCGCCCTGGAGGAGGGCGACCAGCTCTTGCCCGTGGACCTGGACAACGCGCTGAGCGTGGACACCCTGGTGCAGCTCATCAAGGACCGGCCCCGGGTGTCGCTCGTGGAGATGTACCCCCGGCCCGACGAGCTGTGCGCCGAGGGTCCCGAGGGCCGCTTCGTGCACGAGGTGGTGGTGCCCTACGGCCGCACCCGCCCGGCGCCCTCGGCCCAGGCGCCCGCGGACCGGCCTCACGTCGTGCCCGCGCCCCGTCCCGAGCAGCCCGCGCGCAGCTTCCTGCCCGGCTCGGAGTGGCTCTACGCCAAGCTCTACACCGGCGCGGCCACCGCGGACCGGCTGCTCACCGAGGTGGTCGCTCCCCTGGTGCGCTCGGCGCTCGGCGCGGGCACGGCGGACAGCTGGTTCTTCATCCGCTACGGCGACCCGGACTGGCACCTGCGGCTGCGCTTCCACGGCGACCCGGAGCGGCTCCACCACCTGTCGCGCGAGCTGATGAACGCCGTGCGCGCGCACCACCAGGACCGGCTCCTGTGGAAGGTCCAGCTGGACACCTACGAGCGCGAGGTGGAGCGCTACGGGGGCCCCGAGGCCATGCTGCTGTGCGAGCGCCTCTTCCAGGCCGACAGCGAGGCGGCGCTCCAGCTGCTGGAGCTGGTGCCCGGGGACGAGGGCGCGGACGCGCGCTGGCGGCTGCTGCTCGTCGGCATGGACCAGCTGCTCGATGACCTGGGGCTCAACCTGGACGCGCGCCAGCGGCTGCTCGTGGCGCTGCGCGATGGCTTCGGCCGTGAATTCCATGCCGAGCGCGGCACGGACCGTCAGCTCGCGGACCGCTACCGCCGCGAGCGCAAGGGCATCGAGGAGCTGCTGGTGGGCCGCAAGGTGCGCCACCCGGTGCTCGCCCGGGGCATGGGGGTGCTCCAGCGGCGCTCGGAGCGGCTCGTGCCGCTGGTCGCCGGGCTCCACAACCTCGCGGAGACGGGTCGGCTCGCCGTCTCCCTCCCCGAGCTGGCGAGCAGCCTGCTGCACATGTCCGCCAACCGGCTCGCCCGCTCGGCCGCTCGCGCCCAGGAGTTCGTCCTCTACGACTACCTGAGCCGCCACTACACCTCGCTCCAGGCCCGCCAGCGCAAGGCCCCCCAGGAGCCAGGCGTGGTGCTCAGCAGCGCCAGTTAG
- a CDS encoding ELWxxDGT repeat protein, with the protein MDGPGADDPASDPSADGSGNRDGTTQPGGNVPAPGTPTEPTEPTPPPAPDTSVSLGTAYQVKAIQPPGDYLPRLAPRPTSLVGLGSTLFFSIDSDGAIGGLWKSDGTEAGTVQVQTTRGGVWEVLPVGGRLFFNGADAASGRELWVTDGTAAGTRLVKDVTPGTTGSGLANFAALGDTLLFFRYVPGPSDEDPGRYELWRSDGTEANTRLVVDLGADVSLTNFWRTVGSTLFFSLRDPVHGTELWKTDGTPEGTGLVRDIAPGAADSWPSDFQVVGSSLFFLTTSTHQVWRTDGSEAGTQPVFTWPTTQDSAHLSAGTNGNVFFSRSSTETQLLSLSSLEVDSAGGVQERAIATLPNPYANQADALPYIDTATVAGGKLFFSLTITSPGPAPRDVQLWVTDGTEAGTTQVMRPLSLSDEFASTLFTLDERILYSAPQSGRGIELWVSDGTPAGTGLAQDIDPGESGSYPADFVRVGSRVFFTAYTQEASAMQLWALPLED; encoded by the coding sequence ATGGACGGCCCGGGGGCTGACGACCCGGCGAGCGACCCCTCGGCGGACGGCTCCGGCAATCGCGACGGCACCACGCAGCCGGGGGGCAATGTCCCGGCGCCTGGCACTCCCACGGAGCCCACCGAGCCCACGCCCCCACCCGCGCCCGACACCTCGGTCTCGCTGGGCACCGCCTATCAGGTGAAGGCCATCCAGCCGCCGGGCGATTACCTCCCGCGCCTGGCCCCGCGGCCCACGTCGCTGGTGGGCCTGGGGAGCACGCTCTTCTTCTCCATCGACTCCGACGGGGCGATCGGCGGCCTGTGGAAGAGCGATGGCACCGAGGCCGGCACCGTCCAGGTGCAGACCACGCGGGGCGGCGTCTGGGAAGTGCTCCCCGTGGGCGGTCGGCTCTTCTTCAACGGGGCGGACGCGGCCAGCGGCCGGGAGCTGTGGGTGACCGATGGCACCGCGGCGGGCACGCGCCTGGTCAAGGACGTCACGCCGGGCACGACGGGCAGTGGCCTCGCCAACTTCGCCGCCCTCGGCGACACCCTGCTCTTCTTCCGCTACGTCCCGGGACCCAGCGACGAGGACCCCGGCCGCTACGAGCTGTGGCGCAGCGACGGCACCGAGGCGAACACCCGGCTCGTCGTGGACCTGGGCGCCGACGTGTCGCTGACCAACTTCTGGCGGACCGTGGGCTCCACGCTCTTCTTCAGCCTCCGCGACCCGGTGCACGGCACCGAGCTGTGGAAGACCGATGGCACCCCGGAGGGGACGGGGCTCGTGCGGGACATCGCGCCGGGCGCCGCCGACTCCTGGCCCTCGGACTTCCAGGTGGTGGGCTCCAGCCTCTTCTTCCTCACGACGTCCACCCACCAGGTGTGGCGCACGGATGGCTCCGAGGCCGGCACCCAGCCCGTGTTCACCTGGCCCACGACCCAGGACAGCGCCCACCTGTCGGCGGGGACGAACGGCAACGTGTTCTTCTCCCGGTCGTCCACCGAGACGCAGCTGCTGAGCCTGTCCTCCCTGGAGGTCGACTCGGCGGGCGGCGTCCAGGAGCGGGCCATCGCGACCCTGCCCAATCCCTACGCCAACCAGGCGGACGCGCTGCCCTACATCGACACCGCCACGGTGGCCGGGGGCAAGCTCTTCTTCAGCCTGACCATCACCTCTCCGGGCCCCGCGCCTCGTGACGTGCAGCTGTGGGTCACCGATGGCACCGAAGCGGGCACCACCCAGGTGATGCGGCCCTTGAGCCTGTCGGACGAGTTCGCCAGCACGCTCTTCACGCTGGACGAGCGCATCCTCTACAGCGCGCCCCAGAGCGGCCGGGGCATCGAGCTGTGGGTGAGCGATGGAACCCCGGCGGGCACGGGCCTCGCGCAGGACATCGACCCGGGCGAGTCCGGCTCCTACCCGGCGGACTTCGTGCGCGTGGGCTCGCGGGTCTTCTTCACCGCCTACACGCAGGAGGCCAGCGCCATGCAGCTCTGGGCGCTCCCGCTCGAGGACTGA
- a CDS encoding biotin carboxylase yields MPSTHEPVALLYQATPPPEIDGLRKPMKPGGYSDGGADIAHALRSLGVPVATPRHPPEPARALDWVFPDTAEGIAQALDLGARVLWANTVLFSGHPLERVAGRGVSIVGQHPARVDRYDDKWLTNEELRASGCPVPACSLVSLEATSGALAVASLSEAVLDARGLRLPLVVKPLRGRGSEGVRRVASLAELQAHATALLSARDPDGAPRYGHRVMVEQFLSGTELTLTVMPPGGYLLDGAVRTFDTHWCLPAIRRFNHHDGVAPYNGVVAVVNNSVCLSASELREPALRRLEDACVQAAARVDARAPIRIDCRSNDEGLFFLFDLNMKPNLTGPGRPGREDQDSLCSLAAAGVGWSYPDLLLNMLHQAWRLD; encoded by the coding sequence ATGCCTTCCACCCATGAGCCCGTCGCCTTGCTGTACCAGGCCACCCCGCCGCCCGAGATCGATGGCCTCCGCAAGCCCATGAAGCCGGGCGGCTACAGCGACGGGGGGGCGGACATCGCCCACGCCTTGCGCTCCCTGGGCGTGCCCGTCGCCACGCCCCGGCATCCTCCCGAGCCCGCGCGGGCGCTGGATTGGGTGTTCCCCGATACCGCCGAGGGCATCGCCCAGGCGCTCGACCTCGGGGCCCGCGTCCTGTGGGCCAACACGGTGCTCTTCTCCGGGCACCCGCTGGAGCGCGTGGCCGGACGAGGCGTGTCCATCGTCGGCCAGCACCCCGCGCGCGTGGACCGCTACGACGACAAGTGGCTCACCAACGAGGAGCTGCGCGCCAGCGGCTGTCCCGTTCCCGCCTGCTCCCTGGTATCCCTCGAGGCCACTTCCGGGGCCCTCGCCGTGGCGTCGCTGAGCGAGGCCGTGCTCGACGCGCGCGGCCTGCGCTTGCCGCTGGTGGTCAAGCCCCTCCGGGGACGCGGCAGTGAAGGGGTCCGGCGGGTCGCGTCGCTCGCCGAGCTCCAGGCCCATGCGACCGCGCTGCTCTCCGCCCGGGACCCCGACGGCGCCCCCCGCTATGGCCACCGCGTGATGGTGGAACAATTCCTCTCCGGCACCGAGCTCACCCTGACGGTGATGCCGCCCGGGGGCTATCTGCTCGACGGCGCCGTGCGGACCTTCGACACGCACTGGTGTCTGCCCGCCATCCGGCGCTTCAACCACCACGACGGCGTCGCGCCCTACAATGGCGTGGTCGCCGTCGTGAACAACAGTGTGTGCCTCTCCGCGTCCGAACTGCGGGAGCCCGCCCTGCGACGGCTGGAGGACGCGTGTGTCCAGGCGGCGGCGCGGGTGGACGCGCGCGCGCCCATCCGGATCGATTGCCGTTCCAACGACGAGGGTCTGTTCTTCCTGTTCGACCTGAACATGAAGCCCAACCTGACGGGACCGGGCCGACCCGGACGCGAGGATCAGGACAGTCTATGCTCCCTGGCCGCCGCGGGCGTGGGGTGGTCCTACCCGGACCTGCTGCTCAACATGCTTCACCAGGCCTGGCGCTTGGACTGA